In a single window of the Lineus longissimus chromosome 4, tnLinLong1.2, whole genome shotgun sequence genome:
- the LOC135486857 gene encoding uncharacterized protein LOC135486857, translating to MCSNSELMDIVGNVCSTSSGSSDNSPERPRSDSPPIQIMSCASKWTKMMAENILGISFKAVVDEVPQVGRVGGDGDDDDDKGIKSVGDDDYDRSRFGYWQVFKWAFADHVFEADSLAHLDSTISVFERLKHYLYATEKETCDLLLETWNQKLCKAKTSDLKGTCTGSASGAGTESRLNDNVPDVAGLPLTSPLLEDQPVEITKNTGDLNVKEKMILYQVGRDVQRKDKAVLNARGRDNCEKEKFERLGKISKYLNSLYRLIDLTSEGNHPSKRSFESLFIEYAAIFDVVFRYGDVPVRSMTVFGQRVTSIPHLHFDKEFDEQWMIVTCGEVKKVAKVKSFQESDRQLRSHDGHGDVENTPDCNDDVDLSDALLGQHAVELLLELPFSAMKVCGKKDRNCVLGLIVQDTKVRLTCLAMKQEGIDHLQQCSLSDFTYSKPKKRRGTFYFTQAYDMLNKDDFKHIACILLTLGHVANMDYP from the exons ATGTGTTCTAATTCAGAGTTGATGGATATTGTGGGTAATGTATGTTCCACATCATCGGGTTCAAGCGATAATAGTCCCGAAAGGCCACGCTCTGATTCGCCACCAATACAAATCATGTCCTGCGCCAGCAAGTGGACAAAGATGATGGCCGAAAATATATTGGGTATATCTTTTAAAGCCGTTGTTGACGAGGTGCCTCAAGTGGGCAGAGTGGGGggtgatggagatgatgatgatgataaaggaATCAAAAGCGTTGGAGATGATGACTATGACAGGTCACGATTTGGGTATTGGCAAGTGTTTAAATGGGCATTTGCTGACCATGTCTTTGAGGCAGATTCTTTGGCCCACCTGGATTCCACCATAAGTGTTTTTGAAAGGCTAAAACATTACCTATATGCTACTGAGAAAGAGACTTGTGATCTTTTACTCGAAACATGGAACCAAAAGCTGTGCAAGGCTAAAACATCTGATTTGAAGGGTACCTGTACCGGCAGTGCCAGTGGTGCTGGTACCGAAAGTCGCTTGAATGACAATGTGCCTGATGTGGCTGGCCTGCCCCTGACATCCCCTTTACTGGAAGATCAGCCTGTGGAGATTACGAAGAACACAGGAGATTTAAATGTAAAGGAAAAGATGATTTTGTATCAAGTTGGACGGGATGTGCAACGAAAAGACAAAGCTGTTTTAAACGCAAGAGGGCGAGACAATTGTGAAAAGGAAAAGTTTGAACG ATTAGGGAAAATATCGAAATACTTGAATAGCCTCTACAGACTGATTGACCTTACTTCTGAGGGGAATCATCCAAGTAAAAGGTCCTTTGAGAGTCTCTTTATAGAGTATGCTGCAATTTTTGATGTAGTCTTTCG GTATGGAGACGTTCCTGTTCGATCTATGACAGTCTTTGGACAAAGGGTCACCTCTATTCCTCACCTCCATTTTGATAAGGAATTTGATGAACAATGGATGATTGTCACATGTGGTGAG GTGAAAAAGGTGGCAAAAGTGAAGTCGTTTCAAGAAAGTGATCGTCAGCTTCGCAGTCATGATGGACATGGTGATGTGGAGAATACGCCTGActgtaatgatgatgttgacttATCAGATGCTCTCCTTGGCCAACATGCTGTTGAACTTCTTCTGGAGCTTcccttttctgctatgaaagtATGTGGGAAAAAAGACAGAAACTGTGTCTTGGGACTGATAGTCCAGGATACAAAG GTTCGTTTGACATGTCTGGCGATGAAACAAGAAGGGATTGATCACCTCCAGCAATGTTCCTTGAGTGACTTCACTTATTCCAAGCCCAAGAAGAGGAGAGGCACATTCTATTTCACCCAGGCATATGATATGCTGAACAAAGATGATTTCAAACACATTGCATGTATTTTGTTGACATTAGGACATGTAGCAAATATGGATTACCCTTGA
- the LOC135486052 gene encoding uncharacterized protein LOC135486052, whose protein sequence is MEHLPAPATLEVDVSFEGINKMVETWRIFRESFEVYMVATGGSTKAVAVQRAVLKHLLGVDGRKIFDTFPGIEEGTMNEAILEKFTRHFDDLAAPNKTFQRHVFRNITQGQQQFNDFLKEVKDTAKKCDFGDRINQNICDQLIFGIEDQTLKKKILATKDLDADRVTAMCRTHEMVTKQIAEMDKTTTDKEKEKDVDSVATGNKKRGASSSRGASSSRGRARNRQPRSGNSAQKDDRDKSCDRCGLVHRVPNRCPAFKKTCGKCGKLNHFRVKCHQKDVAEMSDRSHGAGSNSDLTGFVETLFTHEVSYKSNGRKLKSSVSNNQCFVTAWLNGKQKVKFKVDTGSQVNLIPAHVHKSLKLSAKLMRADAKLFSYTGEKIALVGKCRVKVRDKELDFFVTEGNRIPILGFPALCDLNVVTINTVDIEKEDKPDEHELYREYRDVFSTKLDGLNAPKVEIKLKDPKPKQNPPRRIPFALIKRIKRELNKMLKEGIISKVEKATDWINSMVVVEKPNKELRICLDPRNLNKYIVTDHFRILTQEELASKLSGSKYFAKLDAKASFWQILLEEESSILTTFSTPFGNFKFNRLPYGLKLSSQVYQKYMTDMFSNLVGVEVYIDDILIHAADKETLKKRVREVLEVCREKNLKLNWQKCVLEETEVKVHRSSV, encoded by the coding sequence ATGGAGCACTTGCCAGCCCCTGCGACACTAGAAGTCGATGTCTCTTTCGAAGGGATCAACAAAATGGTAGAAACGTGGCGTATCTTCAGAGAAAGTTTTGAAGTGTACATGGTTGCAACTGGTGGGTCAACCAAAGCCGTAGCAGTACAGCGAGCCGTACTCAAGCACCTACTTGGAGTAGATGGTCGGAAGATTTTCGACACATTTCCGGGAATCGAAGAAGGAACGATGAATGAAGCTATACTTGAAAAGTTCACGAGACACTTCGATGACCTAGCCGCGCCAAATAAAACATTCCAACGCCATGTTTTCCGAAATATAACACAGGGACAGCAACAGTTCAATGACTTTTTGAAAGAAGTCAAAGATACAGCAAAGAAATGTGACTTTGGTGACCGCATAAACCAAAATATCTGTGACCAGTTAATTTTCGGTATCGAAGATCAGACCTTGAAGAAAAAGATTCTGGCAACTAAGGATCTTGACGCAGATAGGGTAACAGCGATGTGTCGAACGCATGAGATGGTAACCAAGCAGATTGCCGAGATGGACAAGACAACGActgataaagaaaaagaaaaagacgtGGATTCCGTGGCGACAGGAAACAAGAAACGTGGAGCGTCATCATCACGTGGAGCATCGTCATCACGTGGACGAGCACGAAATCGCCAACCTCGAAGTGGAAATTCTGCGCAAAAGGATGATCGTGACAAAAGCTGTGATCGTTGTGGTCTTGTGCATCGTGTACCAAACAGATGCCCCGCGTTTAAGAAAACCTGTGGTAAATGTGGCAAATTAAATCATTTTCGAgtgaaatgtcatcaaaaagatGTAGCAGAAATGTCTGATCGCAGTCATGGTGCCGgttcaaattcagatttgacTGGATTCGTGGAGACGTTGTTCACACATGAAGTGAGCTACAAGTCCAATGGCCGAAAATTGAAATCAAGTGTTAGTAACAATCAATGCTTCGTGACCGCATGGTTGAATGGCAAGCAAAAGGTCAAGTTTAAAGTTGACACAGGGTCACAGGTGAACTTGATTCCTGCGCATGTGCATAAATCCTTGAAACTGAGTGCTAAATTAATGCGAGCTGATGCTAAGTTATTCTCTTACACTGGAGAAAAGATTGCCCTCGTTGGAAAATGTCGAGTGAAAGTACGTGATAAAGAACTTGATTTCTTTGTTACTGAGGGTAACCGCATACCCATCCTGGGATTTCCTGCGTTGTGCGATTTGAACGTTGTCACCATAAATACTGTTGACATTGAAAAGGAGGACAAACCTGATGAACATGAGTTGTACCGTGAATACCGTGATGTTTTCAGTACTAAGCTAGATGGACTGAATGCGCCAAAAGTTGAAATCAAGTTAAAGGACCCAAAGCCAAAACAAAATCCGCCGCGAAGAATTCCGTTTGCGCTGATAAAACGTATAAAACGTGAGTTGAACAAAATGCTGAAAGAAGGCATTATTTCTAAAGTTGAGAAAGCCACAGACTGGATAAATTCGATGGTCGTGGTGGAAAAGCCAAATAAAGAGCTGAGAATTTGTTTAGATCCGAGAAACTTGAACAAATATATCGTGACTGATCATTTCAGAATCCTGACACAAGAAGAACTTGCTTCAAAGTTATCTGGCTCAAAGTACTTTGCGAAACTAGACGCAAAAGCTTCTTTCTGGCAAATTTTGCTTGAGGAGGAAAGCTCGATCCTCACAACTTTTTCAACTCCATTcgggaatttcaaattcaacaggCTCCCGTATGGACTTAAACTTAGCAGTCAGGTGTATCAGAAATATATGACCGATATGTTCAGTAATTTAGTCGGTGTAGAAGTGTACATAGACGATATTTTGATTCATGCCGCAGACAAGGAAACGCTGAAGAAACGAGTGAGAGAAGTTCTGGAAGTATGCCGAGAAAAGAACTTGAAACTAAACTGGCAGAAATGTGTACTTGAAGAAACCGAAGTAAAAGTACATAGGTCTTCTGTTTGA